The sequence GGGCACCGAGGTGGACTTCGTGATCGAGACGAGCCGTCGGCTCCTGCCCGTCGAGGTCAAGGCCGCCGCGCGCGTGCTGCCTGCCGATGCTAAAGGTCTCGAAACCTTCCTCGAGGAATACGCCGACCGCGCCGATGGCGGTCTTTTGCTCTACGGCGGCGAGGACATCTTCCCCCTCACGCGCCGCGTGCTCGCGGCGCCATGGTGGAGGGTGTTGTGAAGAAGACACTTCCGACGTCACGCAGTCGCAGACGCCCGCCGCAAGGGCGCGGCAGCGCATGCCTTCCTCGAGCGGCACCGGCTCATGAGCCAGGGCATCGGCGACCTCGACGCCCACCTGATCGCCGCCACCGCGTTAGCCGGCTCCGTCCGGGGGGTGGGCCCGGGACCCGCAACGCGCCGCCGCGGCCCAGGCGCTGAAGCCCTCCCACTGTGAATAAGCCTCGCCCGCGCCCGCTATACCCTCCCCGGTTCGGGGCACCGAGAAGTTCAACCCTATCCCGATGGGATGCCTCTTGCGATCCTCCGTTCAACGTGAGGCGACTGGGGCGGGGAGCGCCTGCGCGACGACCCCCGCTGGAAGTACGGCGTCCCGCACCAGCCGGCAACGCCAACTTCGCGTGGGTCCAGCACATCGATCCACCACCTCGCCCCCTCCGGCGCCGCCGGCTTCGTGCTCGCCAACGGCTCGATGTCCTCCAACCAGTCCGGCGAGGGCGAGATCCGCAAGAACCTCATCGAGGCCGACCTCGTCGACTGCATGGTGGCCCTGCCCGGCCAGCTCTTCTACTCCACCCAGATCCCGGTCTGCCTCTGGTTCCTCGCCGCGAACAAGCACAACAGCGGCAAGTACCGCGACCGGCGCGGCCAAGTCCTCTTCATCGACGCCCGCAAGCTCGGCCGCATGGTGGACCGCACCCACCGCGAGCTCACCGACGACGACATCGCCAAGATCGCCGACACCTACCACGCCTGGCGCGGCGAACCCGACGCGGGCGAGTACCAGAGACATCCCCGGCTTCTGCAAGAGCGCGACGCTCGAGGAGATCCGCAAGCACGGCCACGTCCTCACCCAGGCCGCTACGTCGGCGCCGAGGCGCAGAAGACGACGGTGAGCCGTTCGAGGAGAGATGCGCCGGCTCGTCGCGCAGCTACGAGAGCAGCAGGCCGAGGCCGCGAAGCTCGATGCCGAGATCCAGAAGAACCTATAGGAGTTGGGCTTTTGAACGCGGGCGTGGCGATGTCAGCAGAAGCTGTCTTATATTTAACGCACCGATTAACTAGGGGGAACGCCAGTGGCCATGATCAACGCCAGGAATAATAAGGCAGCCTGTCCCGGGCACCATGTCCGCGCGGCAGCCGGCCATTGCGCCCTTCTCCCCGCGCTGCCGCCAGATCCGCCGCTCAATCTGGTCGGCGTGCTGCGCGACAAGCTCTCCGCAGCCGACTACTCGCTGGGCCGTCTCGGCGCTGCCCCGACGGCTATCCAGCAAGTCGGCGAGCCGCTCGTCTATTTCCCCCAGCCCGCCTGGAAGGCCCAGGCCATCTTGTGCGAACGCGCCGGGGACTGGCCGCCCGGTGGACCGTGCACCCTATTGGAAGGACGCCACACATGACCGCGAACACCCGTTCCTCCCGCGAGATCGACGGCAAGGGCCGCACCGTGCGCGAGCTGCTCGCCGGCCGCAAGTACTCGATCGACTACTACCAGCGCGAGTACAAGTGGCAGCGCAAGCAGCTTGCCGAGTTGATCGACGACCTCGCGGACAAGTTCCTCGAAAGCCACGAGGAAGGCAACGAGCGCAGCGCCGTGGCCGACTATGGCCACTACTTCCTCGGCTCGATCATCATCAGCGACAAAGACGGGCAAAAGTTCATCATCGACGGCCAGCAGCGCCTCACCACGCTGACGCTGCTCCTGATCTTCCTGCACCACCGTCTGGACGACGCCGAGCAGAAGGGGCAGATCGCGGATCTGATCTTCTCGCAGAAGTACGGCAAGCGCTCCTTCAACCTCGACATCCCCGAGCGCGCCGCCTGCATGGAGGCGCTCTACAAGGGCGAGGACTTCACCGATCGCCGACCCACCCGAATCCGTCGCCAACATCCTCGCCCGCTACGCGGACATCGAGGACCTCTTCCCCGAGGAACTTCTCGGCCCGGCGCTGCCCTACTTCGTGGATTGGCTGGTCGAGAACGTGCACTTGGTCGAGATC is a genomic window of Burkholderiales bacterium containing:
- a CDS encoding hypothetical protein (possible pseudo, frameshifted), translated to MTANTRSSREIDGKGRTVRELLAGRKYSIDYYQREYKWQRKQLAELIDDLADKFLESHEEGNERSAVADYGHYFLGSIIISDKDGQKFIIDGQQRLTTLTLLLIFLHHRLDDAEQKGQIADLIFSQKYGKRSFNLDIPERAACMEALYKGEDFTDRRPTRIRRQHPRPLRGHRGPLPRGTSRPGAALLRGLAGRERALGRDHRLLRRATPTRSSRR